From the genome of Bacteroidales bacterium:
CCGCATTTCAAAGGCAAAGATCAACCTGATCACCCCGGATGTCTATCAACAGGATCCTCAGCTGAACCTGCAGGATAAACTTGCGGGGAGACCTAAGACAGGCGATCTTTATTCACTCTACCAGAACAGGCTGGTCAAAGCGGCAGCCATGGATTTCGACGACCTGCTTCTGAACATGTACCGCCTGCTGGAGGAATTTCCGGACGTCCTGTACAAATATCAGCAGAAGTTCCTGTTCGTCCTGGTGGATGAATACCAGGACACCAACTTTGTGCAATACGCCATCCTTAAAAAGCTGGCCGCCAACAATGAAAATATCTGCGTCGTCGGCGATGATGCTCAAAGCATCTATGCATTCAGAGGGGCCAATATTCAGAATATCCTCAATTTCAAGAACGATTACCCCGACGTGGCTGTGTACAAACTCGAACAAAACTACCGTTCCACCAAAACCATCGTCAAGGTGGCCAACGGAGTCATTGTTCGTAATAAAGATCAGATTTACAAAGAAATATGGACAAATAACGAAGAGGGCACGCTCATCAGCCTGTTAAAGGCTGTGACGGATGGCGAAGAAGGAACACTGGTTGCCAATGCGATTTTTGAAAACAAAATGAACCACCAGCTCCGGAATGATGCCTTTGCCATTCTTTACCGGACGAATGCGCAATCAAGGGCTTTTGAAGAATCCCTGCGCAAGATGAATATCCCCTACAGGATCTACGGGGGATTGTCCTTTTACAAACGAAAGGAGATCAAAGATCTGCTTGGCTATTTCCGCCTGGTGATCAACAACAAGGATGAGGAAGCCTTTCTCCGGATCATCAATTATCCTGCAAGGGGTATCGGTAAAACCAGCTGTGAGAGGCTAGTGGTCCAGGCAGACAAAGATAAGACCAGCATCTGGGATGTCATCGGAAAAATGCCGGATAAGGATATCGGGATTCCGATACCCACCCAGCATAAAATATCCGAATTTTCGATGATGATCAAAAGCCATTCGGCTCAGCTCAAAAAAAAGAATGCCTATGACCTGGCCAAAGAGATCGCTTCCTCTTCCGGGATGCTGAAAGAACTTTACGACGACAAGACACCCGAAGGAGTCAGCCGCTTCGAGAACATTGAAGAATTGCTCAATGCCATCCGTGATTTCACAGAAAAAGACAGCGCGCTGTCGCCCACGGCCGAAAACCTCGAAAACGTACCCAAGTCCCTGGATGAGTTCATGCAGGAAATAGCCCTGCTGACCGACGCGGATACACCCGACACCGAAGATCCCGATCACGTTTCACTGATGACCATTCACGCGGCCAAGGGACTGGAATTTCCTTATGTTTACATCGTTGGACTCGAGGAGAACCTGTTCCCGTCCATTCAGTCGCTTAACTCACGTGCCGATCTGGAGGAAGAACGAAGGCTTTTCTATGTCGCACTCACCAGGGCAATGAAAAAAGTGACCCTTTCGTATGCAGAGAACCGCTATCGGTGGGGTAAGCTGACGGCCTCCGAACCAAGCCGGTTCGTTGATGAAATCGATTTCAATGCATTCGAAATGCCGAAAAAAGTGACTTTTTTACCGGAAGAACACAGATCCTCCTCCGGGAACCGTGCACCGGATCAAAATGACCGGAGACATCCTTTCCGCAAAAATTTCAGGCGGCTGATACCAGGTCAGGACAACGATCCGGGCGAGGACTCAGAACTGATCCAGACCGGAATGGACGTCGAACACACACGGTTCGGAAAAGGGAAGGTGATCAGCATCGAAGGGACCGGCCCCAATAAAAAGGCAACCATCTTTTTCCAGAACATTGGCCAGAAACAGCTTTTATTGAAGTTTGCCCGGCTCAGGATCCTGTAAATCACCACCGGGTATATGTCCTTTCTTTCTAAAATCACTGGAAATTTTGTTGCAAAAAAAATTATCGTATATTTGCAGCCGAATCTACCGTTAAAGCTAAAAGCATTCTATTGCCGTTTTAAATTTACTTCCTGAGAGAATCGCTCCATTCAGTGATCATTTAACGACCGAAATCATTTAATCGCATTAATATCCATGGATTATAACACCGCGCGTAACAAGCTTATCCTACGGGAATATGGCCGGAATGTGCAAAAGATGGTTGAAAGCCTGAACACAATAGAAGATCCCGAAGTCCGTGCCCAATCTGCAAAAGCGATCATCAACGTCATGTCGCAGCTTAATCCCACGATCCGTGAAGCTGGTGACATACGGCACAAACTCTGGGATCATATCTTCATCATGTCGGATTTCAAACTTGAGGTGGACAGCCCGTTCCCTCCCCCATCACCGGAGGAAATCTTCAAACGGCCAAAACGACTGAAATATCACGACAGGGATATCCAATTCCGCCACTATGGAAATAACATCGAGCTAATCATACAAAAAGCCATTGACTATCCGGAAGGGCCCGAAAAACAGGCATTGGTCCACACCATTGCCAACCATCTGAAAAAGTCATACCTCAGCTGGAACCGCGAATCTGTTACGGATGAACTCATCGCCCAGCATCTGGAACTGCTGTCGAAGGGTCAGTTAAAACTGGGTACAGAAGATAAACTCAGTCATACCAGCGATATTCTTGCCCGGAACAAAAAGAAAAAATTCGTCAAGGAGCCTCCCCAGGGAATGAACAAAAACCACAACTCCGGGTATAAGAACGGCTTCAACCACAACTTCAATCCACGCCAGA
Proteins encoded in this window:
- a CDS encoding 3'-5' exonuclease, translated to MNILEDLNNEQRLAVEHIEGPIMVLAGAGSGKTRVLTYKVAYLINLGIDPFSILALTFTNKAAREMKKRIISLVDNHDARNVWMGTFHSIFARILRMEAHRLGFPSNYTIYDTDDSKSLMKSIITEQGLDTKIYAPSSVLNRISKAKINLITPDVYQQDPQLNLQDKLAGRPKTGDLYSLYQNRLVKAAAMDFDDLLLNMYRLLEEFPDVLYKYQQKFLFVLVDEYQDTNFVQYAILKKLAANNENICVVGDDAQSIYAFRGANIQNILNFKNDYPDVAVYKLEQNYRSTKTIVKVANGVIVRNKDQIYKEIWTNNEEGTLISLLKAVTDGEEGTLVANAIFENKMNHQLRNDAFAILYRTNAQSRAFEESLRKMNIPYRIYGGLSFYKRKEIKDLLGYFRLVINNKDEEAFLRIINYPARGIGKTSCERLVVQADKDKTSIWDVIGKMPDKDIGIPIPTQHKISEFSMMIKSHSAQLKKKNAYDLAKEIASSSGMLKELYDDKTPEGVSRFENIEELLNAIRDFTEKDSALSPTAENLENVPKSLDEFMQEIALLTDADTPDTEDPDHVSLMTIHAAKGLEFPYVYIVGLEENLFPSIQSLNSRADLEEERRLFYVALTRAMKKVTLSYAENRYRWGKLTASEPSRFVDEIDFNAFEMPKKVTFLPEEHRSSSGNRAPDQNDRRHPFRKNFRRLIPGQDNDPGEDSELIQTGMDVEHTRFGKGKVISIEGTGPNKKATIFFQNIGQKQLLLKFARLRIL
- a CDS encoding DUF4290 domain-containing protein — protein: MDYNTARNKLILREYGRNVQKMVESLNTIEDPEVRAQSAKAIINVMSQLNPTIREAGDIRHKLWDHIFIMSDFKLEVDSPFPPPSPEEIFKRPKRLKYHDRDIQFRHYGNNIELIIQKAIDYPEGPEKQALVHTIANHLKKSYLSWNRESVTDELIAQHLELLSKGQLKLGTEDKLSHTSDILARNKKKKFVKEPPQGMNKNHNSGYKNGFNHNFNPRQRKDRRPKPQE